A window of Paremcibacter congregatus contains these coding sequences:
- the rpsT gene encoding 30S ribosomal protein S20 translates to MANTLQAKKRIRSNARRALVNKARKSRIRTFVKNVELALESGNAEEAQVALKAAQPELMRGVTKGVMHKKTASRKVSRLAKRVKALAVSA, encoded by the coding sequence ATGGCAAACACGTTACAGGCTAAAAAGAGAATTCGTTCAAATGCACGTCGTGCTTTGGTTAATAAAGCCCGCAAAAGCCGGATCCGGACTTTTGTAAAAAATGTTGAACTGGCGCTGGAAAGCGGCAATGCAGAAGAAGCCCAGGTGGCCTTGAAAGCAGCTCAGCCAGAACTGATGCGCGGAGTCACCAAAGGCGTCATGCACAAGAAAACAGCTTCCCGCAAAGTTTCCCGTCTGGCGAAACGCGTGAAAGCCCTGGCGGTTTCTGCTTAA